One genomic segment of Hydra vulgaris chromosome 14, alternate assembly HydraT2T_AEP includes these proteins:
- the LOC100214351 gene encoding rRNA-processing protein UTP23 homolog isoform X3, which translates to MRVKRLKHCKKIVNFYKTTFGFRQPFQVLVDLTFCQFALTYKINIKEQVSNYIEGDSLLYTTNCILEEGKSLGPQLYGAVLVCKQFKLRKCNHRKPVSAQACILSIIGEDNPHHFFVSTQDKELCDQLKKIPGVPLLYIHYNSLVLEKPSKGTLDRGDQIDSVKTMTSSVEKERLQQLKKLQNVEEEKEPRPKRRKAKGVNPLAMKKKKKKAKDSIPIKDANSIKKRRKKKRKIAAHVLQELKKMKNASADNDVVQ; encoded by the exons ATGAGAGTTAAGCGACTAAAGCATTGCAAAAAAATAGTCAATTTCTACAAAACAACTTTTGGATTTCGTCAGCCTTTTCAAGTTTTAg ttgattTGACTTTCTGTCAGTTTGCTTTGACctacaaaattaatataaaagaacaaGTATCCAACTACATTGAGGGAGATTCCTTATTGt ACACTACAAATTGTATTCTTGAAGAAGGAAAATCTCTTGGGCCACAACTTTATGGAGCAGTGTTAGTTTGTAAACAGTTTAAACTTCGAAAATGTAACCACAGAAAACCTGTAAGCGCTCAAGCATGTATATTAAGTATAATCG gtgAAGATAATCCTCATCATTTTTTTGTGTCCACTCAAGATAAAGAACTTTGCGATCAGTTGAAAAAAATTCCTg GTGTGCCATTACTTTACATTCACTACAATTCACTTGTGTTGGAGAAACCATCTAAAGGTACTTTAGATAGAGGAGATCag aTTGACTCAGTTAAAACTATGACATCAAGCGTCGAAAAAGAGCGACTTCAgcagttaaaaaaacttcagaatgttgaagaagaaaaagaacCTCGACCTAAACGCAGAAAAGCAAAAGGAGTTAATCCGCTtgctatgaaaaaaaagaagaagaaagcAAAAGATTCAATTCCAATCAAAGATGCAAACTCTATCAAg aaacgaagaaagaaaaaaagaaaaattgcagCTCATGTGCTTCAAGAgttgaagaaaatgaaaaatgccTCAGCCGACAACGATGTTGTTCAATGA
- the LOC100214351 gene encoding rRNA-processing protein UTP23 homolog isoform X4, whose product MRVKRLKHCKKIVNFYKTTFGFRQPFQVLVDLTFCQFALTYKINIKEQVSNYIEGDSLLYTTNCILEEGKSLGPQLYGAVLVCKQFKLRKCNHRKPVSAQACILSIIGEDNPHHFFVSTQDKELCDQLKKIPGVPLLYIHYNSLVLEKPSKGTLDRGDQIDSVKTMTSSVEKERLQQLKKLQNVEEEKEPRPKRRKAKGVNPLAMKKKKKKAKDSIPIKDANSIKGSKRSSDHFEIR is encoded by the exons ATGAGAGTTAAGCGACTAAAGCATTGCAAAAAAATAGTCAATTTCTACAAAACAACTTTTGGATTTCGTCAGCCTTTTCAAGTTTTAg ttgattTGACTTTCTGTCAGTTTGCTTTGACctacaaaattaatataaaagaacaaGTATCCAACTACATTGAGGGAGATTCCTTATTGt ACACTACAAATTGTATTCTTGAAGAAGGAAAATCTCTTGGGCCACAACTTTATGGAGCAGTGTTAGTTTGTAAACAGTTTAAACTTCGAAAATGTAACCACAGAAAACCTGTAAGCGCTCAAGCATGTATATTAAGTATAATCG gtgAAGATAATCCTCATCATTTTTTTGTGTCCACTCAAGATAAAGAACTTTGCGATCAGTTGAAAAAAATTCCTg GTGTGCCATTACTTTACATTCACTACAATTCACTTGTGTTGGAGAAACCATCTAAAGGTACTTTAGATAGAGGAGATCag aTTGACTCAGTTAAAACTATGACATCAAGCGTCGAAAAAGAGCGACTTCAgcagttaaaaaaacttcagaatgttgaagaagaaaaagaacCTCGACCTAAACGCAGAAAAGCAAAAGGAGTTAATCCGCTtgctatgaaaaaaaagaagaagaaagcAAAAGATTCAATTCCAATCAAAGATGCAAACTCTATCAAg GGGTCAAAGCGCTCCTCGGACCATTTCGAGATCCGCTAA